Proteins encoded together in one Chitinophaga lutea window:
- a CDS encoding TonB-dependent receptor has translation MKCILRMLCLLVIILPASRQISGAQTQHVITGTVVNSSNSQGLPGVSVSVKGAATGAVTNSSGEFRVTTTRSLPLTLIFSYVGFSSQEVTVTDAGQAVNVQLVSTEILGQEVVVSASRVAESILQSPVSIEKLDTRAIKSTPAPTFYDAMANMKGVEMSTQSLTFKSVNTRGFNSNGNTRMLQLIDGMDNQAPGLNFSVGNIVGITELDMDNVEILPGAASALYGPNALNGIVLLNSKSPFQYEGLSANIKTGLLNESGRSSATTGYYDVSVRYAKAFNNKFAFKVNLGYIKADDWQAYDKRDQSLLNGRNLKTGDRSNPGYNGVNIYGDETNVNMYGSLRPVATTPGPGNALGNGIAQFAAQAGLPAATIFSAFMPDSANTFVSRTGYDERDLADYDTKNLKANVALHYRIQGNLEAIAQGSYGTGTTVYTGADRYSIKNFRMGQYKLELRSDNFYVRLYTTQERSGDSYAVGTLGSGINEAWKPSTTWFQQYFGTYAGAAFPAFVTAFQQARAGGQSPQQAFGTASAAIKGNAAGYHDAARKAADQGRLLPGTPEFDAAANKVKDKPIPGDLATGIGAKFMDKTNLYQAEFMYNFKNQIDFMELMVGGNYRVYALNSEKTIFALDDNGKEFRINEYGGYVQVGKKLLEDNLKLSAALRYDKNENFEGQFSPRVSAVYTFLKTQNLRASYQTGFRIPHTQDQYIDLLTPQARLLGGLPFLRERYGLDKSPVFTLESVQAGAPKQYTFREFKPEKIIAFELGYKGLIAGKLLIDAYVYSNTFKNFNGSQVLVKPLASGGREIYSIPVNYEKDLKSWGWALGLDYSLPANFVAGGNVSFNKLRDEDELGSFQAMYNTPRYRYNIYVGNRNIANSNFGFNVTWRWQEAFIWSSSFVGPAVRVSNQGEIPAYGTLDAQVSKLFPKPRITVKIGGANITQNTYVQSWGNPTVGMQLYAAIGYNL, from the coding sequence ATGAAATGCATTTTACGTATGCTGTGCCTGCTTGTTATCATATTGCCGGCCTCCCGGCAAATATCGGGCGCACAAACCCAGCACGTTATAACGGGCACAGTTGTTAACTCCTCCAACAGTCAGGGCCTGCCCGGGGTGAGTGTCAGCGTAAAAGGGGCCGCTACAGGGGCAGTGACCAACAGCAGCGGCGAGTTCCGCGTCACCACTACCCGCTCCCTGCCATTGACCCTTATTTTCTCCTATGTAGGTTTTTCATCACAGGAAGTGACCGTTACGGATGCAGGGCAGGCCGTAAACGTGCAGCTCGTTTCCACCGAAATACTCGGGCAGGAAGTAGTGGTATCTGCCAGCCGTGTTGCAGAAAGCATCCTGCAATCGCCGGTATCGATCGAAAAGCTGGATACGCGGGCCATCAAATCCACGCCCGCTCCCACTTTCTACGACGCCATGGCCAATATGAAAGGTGTAGAAATGAGCACTCAGAGCCTCACCTTCAAATCCGTGAATACCCGTGGTTTCAACAGCAACGGTAACACCCGTATGCTGCAGCTGATCGACGGTATGGATAACCAGGCGCCCGGTCTGAACTTCTCCGTGGGCAACATCGTAGGCATTACCGAGCTGGACATGGATAACGTGGAAATCCTCCCTGGTGCGGCCTCCGCGCTGTACGGCCCCAACGCCCTCAACGGTATTGTGCTACTGAACAGTAAAAGCCCCTTCCAGTATGAAGGCCTCAGCGCCAATATAAAAACCGGGCTGCTGAACGAGTCCGGCAGAAGCAGCGCCACCACCGGATATTATGATGTGTCCGTACGTTACGCCAAAGCATTCAATAATAAATTCGCCTTCAAGGTGAATCTCGGTTATATCAAGGCAGACGACTGGCAGGCATATGATAAGCGCGACCAGAGCCTGCTCAACGGCCGCAACCTCAAAACAGGCGACCGTTCCAACCCAGGTTATAACGGCGTGAATATTTATGGTGATGAAACCAACGTGAACATGTACGGCAGCCTCCGGCCTGTAGCTACTACGCCCGGTCCCGGCAATGCCCTGGGCAACGGCATCGCACAGTTCGCCGCACAGGCAGGCCTGCCTGCCGCCACCATATTCAGCGCATTCATGCCCGACAGTGCCAACACCTTTGTTTCCCGCACCGGCTATGACGAACGCGATCTGGCCGACTACGATACCAAAAACCTGAAAGCCAACGTGGCCCTGCACTACCGGATACAAGGCAACCTGGAGGCCATTGCCCAGGGCAGCTACGGTACCGGTACTACCGTATACACCGGCGCAGACCGCTACTCTATCAAAAACTTTCGCATGGGCCAGTACAAACTGGAATTGCGAAGCGATAACTTTTATGTACGCCTGTATACCACACAGGAACGTTCCGGCGATTCATACGCCGTGGGTACGCTGGGCTCGGGCATCAACGAAGCCTGGAAGCCCAGCACCACCTGGTTCCAGCAGTATTTCGGCACTTATGCAGGCGCCGCTTTCCCGGCATTCGTGACGGCCTTCCAGCAGGCCAGGGCCGGGGGGCAATCGCCGCAGCAGGCATTCGGCACCGCCTCTGCCGCCATTAAAGGCAACGCTGCCGGTTACCATGATGCCGCCCGTAAAGCGGCCGACCAGGGCCGCCTCCTCCCCGGCACCCCTGAATTCGACGCCGCTGCCAACAAGGTGAAAGACAAACCCATTCCCGGCGACCTCGCCACCGGCATCGGAGCCAAGTTCATGGACAAAACCAACCTTTACCAGGCCGAGTTCATGTACAACTTCAAGAACCAGATCGACTTCATGGAGCTGATGGTCGGCGGTAACTACCGTGTATATGCGCTCAACTCCGAAAAAACCATCTTCGCGCTCGACGACAACGGGAAGGAATTCCGGATCAACGAATACGGCGGCTATGTACAGGTTGGTAAAAAACTCCTTGAAGACAACCTGAAACTCTCCGCAGCGTTGCGTTACGACAAAAATGAAAACTTCGAAGGGCAGTTCAGCCCCCGTGTTTCCGCGGTGTATACATTCCTGAAAACACAGAACCTGCGGGCCTCCTATCAAACCGGTTTCCGCATCCCCCATACACAGGATCAGTACATCGACCTGCTCACGCCGCAAGCCCGCCTGCTGGGTGGTCTGCCTTTCCTGCGCGAACGATACGGGCTCGACAAATCGCCTGTATTCACACTGGAATCCGTACAGGCCGGTGCGCCCAAACAGTATACTTTCCGGGAGTTCAAACCTGAAAAGATCATTGCATTCGAGCTGGGGTATAAAGGCCTCATTGCCGGCAAGTTGCTGATAGACGCTTACGTGTATTCCAACACCTTCAAAAACTTCAACGGCTCACAGGTACTGGTGAAACCGCTCGCTTCCGGTGGCAGGGAGATCTACTCCATCCCCGTGAACTACGAAAAAGACCTGAAATCGTGGGGCTGGGCGCTGGGGCTCGATTACAGCCTGCCCGCCAACTTCGTTGCGGGTGGTAACGTATCGTTCAACAAACTGCGCGACGAAGATGAGCTTGGCAGTTTCCAGGCCATGTACAATACGCCGCGGTACCGGTACAATATCTACGTGGGCAACCGCAACATCGCCAACTCCAACTTCGGGTTCAATGTTACCTGGCGCTGGCAGGAAGCGTTCATCTGGTCATCTTCTTTCGTAGGCCCGGCCGTGCGGGTGAGCAACCAGGGCGAAATACCCGCCTACGGCACGTTAGATGCGCAGGTAAGCAAACTGTTCCCGAAACCCCGCATCACGGTGAAAATCGGCGGTGCCAACATCACACAGAACACTTATGTTCAGTCGTGGGGGAACCCCACCGTGGGTATGCAGCTGTATGCAGCCATCGGATACAATCTCTAA
- the ychF gene encoding redox-regulated ATPase YchF: protein MALQAGIVGLPNVGKSTLFNAVSNSAKAQASNYRFCTIEPNVGLVDVPDERIAKLEELVKPNRTVPTTIEFVDIAGLVKGASKGEGLGNKFLANIREVDAIVHVIRCFEDENILRDEGPINPVGDKEIIDTELQLKDLESVEKKIARTEKMAKTGGDPKAKAEFEVLKRCKEHLEQGKNIRELSLGKEERAAIADLFLLTEKPVLYVANVDEGSLLTGNKFSETLKEAVKAEKAEVIVMNNSIEAQITEMEDPADKELFFSEYGLTEPGLNRLIRSTYKLLDLITYFTAGVQEVRAWTIHQGWKAPQAASVIHTDFEKGFIKAEVISYEDFVKFGSEAAARDNGRLRIEGKEYVVSDGDVMHFRFNV from the coding sequence GGCTTTACAAGCAGGAATTGTAGGATTACCGAATGTGGGAAAATCTACTTTATTTAATGCAGTTTCCAACTCCGCCAAAGCGCAGGCCAGCAATTACCGCTTCTGCACCATTGAGCCGAACGTTGGCCTGGTAGACGTTCCGGACGAGCGGATCGCCAAACTGGAAGAACTGGTGAAGCCCAATCGCACCGTGCCGACCACTATCGAGTTCGTAGACATTGCGGGCCTCGTGAAGGGCGCCAGCAAAGGAGAGGGCCTGGGTAACAAGTTCCTGGCCAACATCCGTGAGGTAGACGCCATCGTGCATGTTATCCGCTGTTTTGAAGACGAAAACATCCTCCGCGACGAAGGACCCATCAACCCTGTAGGCGACAAGGAGATCATCGATACCGAGCTGCAGCTCAAGGACCTGGAAAGCGTGGAGAAAAAAATCGCACGCACCGAGAAAATGGCTAAAACCGGCGGCGACCCCAAAGCCAAAGCCGAGTTTGAAGTGCTGAAACGCTGCAAGGAACATCTCGAGCAAGGTAAAAACATCCGTGAGCTGAGCCTCGGCAAAGAAGAGCGTGCAGCCATCGCCGACCTTTTCCTGCTCACCGAAAAACCCGTTCTGTACGTGGCAAACGTAGACGAAGGCTCGCTGCTCACCGGCAACAAGTTTTCCGAAACCCTGAAAGAAGCCGTAAAAGCGGAAAAGGCGGAGGTGATCGTGATGAACAACTCCATTGAGGCACAGATCACCGAAATGGAAGATCCCGCGGATAAAGAACTGTTCTTCTCAGAATACGGCTTGACCGAACCGGGCCTGAACCGCCTGATCCGTTCCACTTATAAACTGCTGGACCTCATCACTTACTTCACCGCCGGCGTGCAGGAAGTAAGGGCCTGGACCATTCATCAGGGCTGGAAAGCACCGCAGGCGGCCAGCGTGATCCACACCGATTTCGAAAAAGGCTTTATCAAGGCGGAAGTGATTTCTTATGAGGATTTCGTGAAATTCGGCTCAGAGGCCGCAGCCCGCGATAACGGCCGTTTACGCATTGAAGGCAAAGAGTACGTTGTGAGCGACGGGGATGTGATGCATTTCCGCTTCAACGTATAG